The Candidatus Atribacteria bacterium ADurb.Bin276 genome window below encodes:
- the sugA_12 gene encoding Trehalose transport system permease protein SugA: MSSIKNRRFNIPQLMVLPTIIFILAVSVYPLIYSFYMTLHDWSLTRAEPPTFVGIGNYISLFQDSRFWYSFRTTVIFTGWAVVMEMVIGMTLALSITRNTRFQQICRSILLIPMMITPVVLSLMWKYMYNPEYGIFNYFLHFLKIEGPIWLGEPSPALPAVIMVDIWQWTPFVFLLLFSGIASLPPDVFEAAQVDGATGFQTFRNITLPLVTPFLLVALLIRFMDSFRIFDTIYVLTKGGPANATETLSIYTYKVGFNYFNMGYAATLSYIILVIITIASQQFVKLEGKS, translated from the coding sequence ATGTCATCCATTAAAAATAGAAGGTTTAATATACCTCAATTAATGGTTCTTCCTACTATCATTTTTATTCTTGCTGTGAGTGTTTATCCATTAATTTATTCTTTCTATATGACACTTCATGATTGGAGCCTGACCCGGGCTGAACCACCAACTTTTGTAGGTATAGGGAACTATATATCATTATTTCAAGATAGCCGTTTTTGGTACTCTTTTCGAACCACAGTTATTTTTACTGGATGGGCTGTAGTGATGGAAATGGTAATCGGAATGACTTTAGCCCTTTCTATTACTCGCAATACCCGTTTTCAACAAATATGCCGGTCAATTTTACTGATTCCAATGATGATAACTCCAGTTGTTTTATCTCTTATGTGGAAATATATGTATAACCCAGAATACGGGATTTTTAATTATTTTCTTCATTTTTTGAAAATTGAAGGACCCATTTGGCTTGGAGAGCCGTCTCCGGCGCTTCCGGCAGTCATTATGGTTGACATCTGGCAATGGACGCCTTTTGTTTTTCTTCTTTTGTTTTCTGGAATTGCCAGTCTCCCTCCGGACGTTTTTGAAGCAGCCCAGGTAGATGGAGCCACTGGTTTCCAAACTTTCCGTAATATTACTCTTCCTCTGGTCACCCCCTTTTTATTGGTCGCACTTTTAATTCGCTTTATGGATTCATTTCGGATTTTCGACACTATTTATGTCTTGACCAAAGGAGGTCCTGCAAATGCCACTGAAACCTTGAGTATTTATACTTATAAGGTAGGATTCAATTACTTCAATATGGGGTATGCGGCAACTCTCTCTTATATTATTTTAGTAATCATAACCATTGCGAGCCAGCAGTTTGTAAAATTGGAGGGAAAATCATGA
- a CDS encoding Uroporphyrinogen decarboxylase (URO-D), whose product MGQSNKENFIQIFRGEPADRILWIADLTYWRDSQIIKGILPDEYRGIDGFLKLHKDLGVVPYYIYALDEQEPDGMSVHQIGAPGRPFNGVFQYSFEGVDIETIVNGTILETKFHYQEKTFIQKKAYLPQSFCYAFIQYPIQKAEDLKCLRKIYEQCIFRSNYSDYLEIGEKWGDEGIPIAPLPRSPLSALIVDWMGIEAFTYAQVDEPIEIQKTIDCIDESNDQAFQIIIKSPAEIFHFCDNLSGTSYSSFFPRYAANYYARRFIQLHQAGKKAAVHIDGTLKGILNQVAATGADALEALTPDPVGDVTVEDLRKESQSENIILWGGLPAVMFTPFFAREDLIKQVNRIQKQWKENPRFIAGSADQIPPDADLDYLRLASELFNRGRRIDS is encoded by the coding sequence ATGGGGCAATCAAATAAAGAGAATTTTATCCAAATATTTCGAGGAGAGCCGGCGGATCGAATTTTGTGGATAGCTGATCTAACCTACTGGCGGGACAGCCAGATAATCAAGGGAATTTTACCCGATGAATATCGAGGAATTGATGGTTTTTTAAAACTACATAAAGATTTAGGAGTAGTTCCTTATTATATTTATGCTTTAGATGAACAGGAACCGGATGGAATGTCAGTACATCAGATTGGTGCACCAGGGAGACCTTTTAATGGAGTCTTTCAATATTCTTTTGAAGGAGTTGACATCGAAACTATCGTTAATGGAACTATTCTTGAAACAAAGTTTCATTATCAAGAAAAAACATTTATTCAGAAAAAGGCTTATCTTCCTCAGTCCTTCTGTTATGCATTCATTCAATACCCCATTCAAAAGGCAGAAGACCTGAAATGCCTTCGGAAAATTTATGAGCAGTGTATTTTCAGATCTAATTATTCAGATTATCTCGAAATTGGAGAAAAATGGGGAGATGAAGGAATACCGATTGCTCCCCTGCCAAGAAGTCCACTCTCAGCATTGATTGTAGACTGGATGGGTATCGAAGCTTTTACTTATGCTCAAGTGGATGAACCAATAGAAATTCAAAAAACCATTGATTGTATTGATGAATCGAATGATCAAGCCTTTCAAATTATAATAAAATCTCCCGCAGAAATTTTTCATTTTTGTGATAATCTGAGTGGAACAAGTTATTCTTCTTTTTTCCCACGTTATGCAGCCAACTATTATGCTCGACGCTTTATTCAACTTCATCAAGCAGGGAAAAAAGCAGCAGTTCATATCGATGGAACCCTTAAAGGGATCCTTAATCAAGTTGCAGCAACCGGGGCTGATGCTTTAGAAGCTCTCACTCCGGATCCGGTAGGAGATGTTACAGTTGAGGATTTAAGAAAAGAGAGTCAAAGTGAAAATATTATTTTATGGGGAGGTCTTCCAGCTGTTATGTTTACTCCTTTTTTTGCAAGGGAAGATTTAATAAAACAAGTCAATAGAATTCAAAAACAATGGAAGGAAAATCCAAGGTTTATTGCTGGATCGGCAGATCAAATTCCACCCGATGCTGATTTGGATTACCTTCGTTTGGCATCAGAATTATTTAATCGTGGGAGGAGAATTGACTCATGA
- the sugB_17 gene encoding Trehalose transport system permease protein SugB encodes MKGSKLKARDRWIDVLVFLVVILVLFPIVWTFLTSIKGRFDISAMPPKLLFTPTIENYRKVFIEDGFYRYFKDSIIIALIATVIAIFLGTMTAYGLVRYRVGGKFLPFWILSTRMLPPIAIILPIYILMQRIKLIDTYASIIIMHVLLNLPFAVWLMSGFFREVPSEIDEAAMLDGCSVFGAFIRVLFPVVIPGVLATTVFCLITSWNEFLFALILSGRNVKTLPVAAAFYVTDRDILWGPMAAVAVIASIPIIIFTFLIQKHLVRGLSYGAIK; translated from the coding sequence ATGAAAGGTTCCAAACTTAAAGCTCGGGACCGATGGATCGATGTTTTAGTTTTTTTAGTGGTTATCTTGGTTTTATTTCCTATTGTATGGACCTTTTTAACTTCAATTAAAGGACGCTTTGATATTTCAGCTATGCCACCTAAATTGTTGTTTACACCCACCATTGAAAATTATCGGAAAGTCTTCATTGAGGACGGTTTTTATCGATATTTTAAAGACTCTATAATAATTGCTTTAATTGCAACTGTCATTGCAATTTTTTTAGGAACCATGACTGCTTACGGATTGGTTCGATATCGAGTAGGAGGTAAGTTTCTTCCTTTCTGGATTTTATCGACTCGTATGCTTCCACCAATTGCTATCATTTTACCGATTTATATCCTTATGCAAAGGATAAAGCTGATTGATACCTATGCTTCAATTATTATTATGCATGTTTTATTGAACCTCCCTTTTGCAGTGTGGCTTATGAGTGGTTTTTTCCGGGAAGTACCTTCTGAGATCGATGAAGCAGCAATGCTCGACGGATGCTCGGTTTTTGGGGCATTCATTCGTGTTCTTTTTCCTGTAGTGATTCCTGGGGTATTGGCAACCACGGTTTTTTGTTTAATCACGTCCTGGAACGAATTCTTATTTGCTTTAATTCTTTCTGGAAGGAATGTCAAAACCCTTCCAGTTGCTGCCGCATTTTATGTGACCGACCGGGACATCCTCTGGGGACCAATGGCAGCGGTAGCAGTTATTGCTTCTATCCCAATTATTATTTTCACTTTTTTAATTCAAAAGCATTTGGTAAGGGGGCTCTCCTATGGGGCAATCAAATAA
- the gdhA_2 gene encoding Glutamate dehydrogenase: MPKEFYDSFENMLFNLDNAAKKLGLEYDDYVSLRYPERELTVSIPAVMDNGHIEVFTGYRVQYSSSRGPCKGGLRYSTDVDINIVKTLAALMTLKSAVVNIPFGGAKGAICCDPSHLSREELKRITRRYTAMILPLIGPEKDIPAPDINTNDEVMGWIMDTYSMFKGYSVPGVVTGKPLEIGGTLGRQGATGRGVVYIINDIAPWLGFSLVNAKVSIQGFGKVGSILAQLLAHQGSKIIAICDISGGVYRESGLDIDDLINYVNNNPSKTIKGYKAPGVTEFPKEEIFYFTVDLFIPAAKENQINASIAKKLNTKIIAEAANGPTLVEADEILSSRSIIVIPDILLSAGGLVVSYFEWVQNIQSLMWDESEVNELLMRIMKRAFNEVWVIHQQRGVSLRTAAYMLAIDRVIKAKKIRGVFP, from the coding sequence ATGCCAAAAGAATTTTATGATTCTTTTGAAAACATGCTTTTTAATCTTGATAATGCAGCAAAAAAACTAGGTTTAGAATATGATGACTATGTTTCACTTCGTTATCCAGAAAGGGAGTTAACCGTTTCTATACCAGCAGTAATGGATAATGGTCATATTGAAGTATTTACCGGGTATCGAGTTCAATATTCAAGTAGCCGGGGACCATGTAAGGGCGGACTAAGGTATTCAACTGATGTGGATATAAATATTGTAAAAACCTTAGCAGCTTTAATGACCTTGAAAAGTGCCGTAGTAAATATCCCTTTCGGAGGCGCTAAAGGTGCTATTTGCTGTGATCCGTCCCATTTATCAAGAGAAGAATTAAAACGCATTACACGTCGTTATACTGCGATGATCCTCCCACTTATTGGTCCAGAAAAAGATATTCCAGCCCCGGATATTAACACCAATGATGAAGTCATGGGATGGATTATGGATACTTATAGCATGTTCAAAGGGTATTCAGTCCCTGGGGTTGTTACTGGAAAACCCCTAGAAATCGGGGGTACCTTGGGAAGACAAGGAGCAACCGGTCGAGGGGTAGTCTATATCATTAATGATATAGCTCCTTGGTTAGGATTTTCACTGGTTAATGCCAAAGTCTCCATACAAGGTTTTGGAAAAGTTGGAAGCATCTTAGCCCAGCTTCTCGCTCATCAAGGTTCTAAGATTATTGCAATATGTGATATAAGTGGTGGCGTATATCGAGAATCTGGTTTAGATATTGATGACCTTATTAATTATGTAAACAACAATCCCAGCAAGACAATCAAGGGGTATAAAGCCCCAGGTGTAACAGAATTTCCCAAAGAAGAAATTTTCTACTTCACAGTTGACCTTTTTATCCCAGCTGCTAAAGAAAACCAAATCAATGCTTCCATAGCAAAAAAGTTAAATACCAAAATAATCGCTGAAGCTGCTAACGGGCCAACTTTGGTTGAAGCTGATGAAATATTATCATCCCGAAGTATTATTGTGATTCCGGATATTCTGTTAAGTGCTGGTGGTTTGGTAGTTTCTTACTTTGAGTGGGTGCAAAATATACAATCACTGATGTGGGACGAGAGCGAGGTTAATGAATTATTGATGAGAATAATGAAAAGAGCTTTCAATGAAGTGTGGGTTATTCACCAACAAAGAGGGGTAAGTTTGAGAACGGCAGCTTATATGTTAGCAATTGACCGAGTAATAAAAGCCAAAAAAATTAGGGGGGTATTTCCATAA
- a CDS encoding Creatinine amidohydrolase encodes MKLHLMTGHDFTHAIQKRWPLFIPAGTIEYHGEHLPLGVDTLAVIKALDEVEKKINCVVAPPVWFGPSSFAVAGPEMGTINVDTNQFEKQANDILHGFLENGFRQIFVVIHHQYEMGQMMPEALAFKKASVSLIFRLLEKEHGKGWWGSEKMSNYYNNLQTNENPFNWIQVIPLMSPEIQKKMGYDHAGKLETSLMMASYPETVKMQYYNPDFPWYTKDAINATKEWGEETFRLIVEYLIRLVS; translated from the coding sequence ATGAAGTTACATCTGATGACTGGTCATGACTTTACTCATGCTATTCAAAAACGTTGGCCTCTTTTTATCCCAGCAGGGACAATTGAATACCATGGTGAACATTTACCGCTGGGTGTGGATACCTTAGCAGTGATCAAAGCTCTTGATGAGGTTGAAAAAAAGATTAATTGTGTTGTAGCCCCACCAGTTTGGTTTGGACCTTCCAGTTTTGCAGTAGCTGGTCCAGAAATGGGAACTATTAATGTAGATACGAATCAGTTTGAAAAACAAGCAAATGATATCCTCCATGGTTTTTTAGAGAATGGCTTTCGCCAAATTTTTGTAGTCATCCACCATCAATATGAAATGGGGCAAATGATGCCCGAGGCTTTAGCTTTTAAAAAGGCATCAGTTTCACTTATTTTTCGACTATTAGAAAAGGAACATGGAAAAGGATGGTGGGGATCAGAGAAAATGTCAAATTACTATAATAATCTGCAAACGAATGAAAATCCTTTTAATTGGATTCAGGTTATTCCTTTAATGAGTCCTGAAATTCAAAAAAAGATGGGTTATGACCACGCTGGGAAGTTGGAAACATCGCTCATGATGGCTTCCTATCCTGAAACAGTTAAGATGCAATACTATAATCCAGATTTTCCCTGGTATACAAAAGATGCTATTAATGCTACCAAAGAATGGGGAGAAGAAACTTTTAGGTTAATTGTAGAATATTTAATAAGGTTAGTATCTTAG
- a CDS encoding putative ABC transporter-binding protein precursor, which yields MKRSTKKCIIFGLVLSLMFIFALVAQGADKPVLRTLVFQGWARTPSLQKQVLEYEKLTGVKVEIEEVPFSQFHEKMILDFASKAGTYDFIGTLTDWFSELVRGGYIIPIDDYIKNDPPEDWPNTYPQALLNLQTKDGKLYGFPTHDGPIMLYYRKDLFEDPKEKEAFKEKYGYELQSPKTWAQFLDMAIFFNRPDQNLNGTVIAAKQGGQQLAYDFYLMLWSFGGDIFDENWKPIFNSQAGIDGLQYYADLRNKWGVTPKASTTYDETESGPIYLEGRAALMWHWSHIASWAEMEDRSKIIGKNGYTVFPVADPNIPHTTLDIHWFFAISSASKNQDETYELVKWLCNKENDKEAAFMGTVACRLSTFHDPDVLEKFPFYSGIEAALAGEAKTTPQIAEYAQVDDLIGIACSKVIAGEKTAKEALDEAAKQVEDLMAKAGYYK from the coding sequence ATGAAAAGATCAACAAAAAAGTGTATCATTTTTGGTTTGGTTTTAAGTTTAATGTTCATATTTGCACTGGTAGCTCAGGGTGCAGATAAGCCAGTTTTACGAACCTTGGTTTTCCAGGGATGGGCAAGAACTCCATCCTTGCAAAAGCAAGTTTTAGAGTATGAAAAACTAACCGGAGTAAAAGTAGAAATCGAGGAGGTACCTTTTTCTCAATTTCATGAAAAAATGATTCTCGATTTTGCCAGCAAAGCCGGAACCTATGATTTTATAGGAACCCTGACAGATTGGTTTTCTGAGTTAGTCCGCGGTGGTTATATAATTCCCATTGATGATTACATCAAAAATGATCCTCCCGAAGATTGGCCTAACACATATCCTCAAGCACTTCTCAACCTGCAAACTAAAGATGGCAAACTCTATGGGTTTCCTACTCATGATGGGCCTATTATGCTTTATTATCGGAAGGATTTGTTTGAAGATCCCAAGGAAAAAGAAGCGTTTAAAGAGAAATATGGTTATGAGTTACAATCCCCAAAAACCTGGGCTCAGTTTCTGGATATGGCAATATTTTTTAACCGACCCGATCAAAATTTGAACGGAACCGTGATTGCCGCAAAGCAGGGAGGTCAGCAATTGGCCTATGATTTTTATCTGATGCTTTGGTCTTTTGGTGGAGATATTTTTGATGAAAATTGGAAACCAATCTTTAATTCTCAGGCAGGAATTGACGGTTTACAGTACTATGCTGACCTCAGAAACAAATGGGGAGTAACGCCCAAGGCATCGACTACTTATGACGAAACCGAAAGTGGTCCGATTTATCTTGAAGGAAGAGCAGCTTTGATGTGGCATTGGAGCCACATTGCTTCTTGGGCGGAAATGGAGGATCGATCAAAAATTATTGGAAAAAATGGCTATACAGTATTCCCAGTAGCCGATCCCAACATACCACATACAACTTTAGACATTCACTGGTTTTTTGCTATATCAAGCGCTAGTAAAAACCAAGATGAAACTTATGAGCTCGTAAAATGGCTTTGTAACAAAGAAAACGATAAGGAAGCTGCTTTTATGGGTACCGTTGCTTGCCGATTATCCACTTTCCACGATCCAGATGTATTAGAAAAATTTCCCTTCTATAGCGGTATAGAAGCAGCTTTAGCTGGTGAAGCGAAAACAACCCCCCAAATTGCTGAATATGCTCAGGTTGATGACTTGATCGGCATTGCTTGCTCAAAAGTAATTGCCGGAGAAAAAACTGCTAAGGAAGCATTAGACGAAGCGGCTAAACAGGTAGAAGACTTAATGGCAAAAGCTGGATATTATAAATAA